A single genomic interval of Helicoverpa armigera isolate CAAS_96S chromosome 22, ASM3070526v1, whole genome shotgun sequence harbors:
- the LOC126055167 gene encoding uncharacterized protein LOC126055167, giving the protein MRDRWWVLGARNLARQVVHKCVTCTRMKGNTLTPYMGDLPAERVESGFPFMRCGVDYAGPISILNRKGRGSQLIKGYICLFVCFATRAVHLELVGSLSTQDYLLAFKRFISRRGKPCQVFSDNGKNFVGAEKELSAVFQNSNDIVDFASSNHIKFCFIPPYAPHFGGLWEAGVKSCKYHLRRVVGNARLTYEEFSTVLTQVEAVLNSRPISPISTDPDDYLPLTPAHFLLGRPLSAPASEDVVATSTPACRYRRLEQLRQHFWERWSKEYISELQRRTKWANKSHNMDIKMGSLVVIKENNLPPFKWKMGRVINLFPGKDGVSRVADIRTATGTIRRASSTICPLPVSTMEASVTPLQLEDGSSKAAGMLATNNAIY; this is encoded by the coding sequence ATGCGTGATAGATGGTGGGTGCTGGGAGCACGTAATTTAGCTAGGCAAGTAGTTCACAAGTGTGTTACCTGCACTCGCATGAAAGGAAATACGTTAACACCATATATGGGCGACCTTCCTGCTGAACGCGTAGAATCTGGATTTCCATTCATGCGATGCGGAGTTGATTATGCTGGACCAATATCGATACTGAACCGGAAAGGCAGAGGTTCACAACTAATTAAAGGatatatttgtttgttcgtttgttttgcTACTAGAGCTGTACATTTGGAATTAGTTGGTTCATTGTCAACTCAAGATTATTTACTGGCATTCAAACGATTTATTTCTCGACGCGGTAAACCGTGTCAAGTTTTTTCTGATAACGGTAAGAATTTCGTTGGAGCAGAGAAGGAACTTTCGGCTGTATTTCAAAATTCCAACGATATTGTTGATTTCGCTTCCAGCAAtcatataaaattttgtttcatCCCCCCATACGCTCCTCATTTTGGTGGTTTATGGGAGGCAGGGGTGAAGTCGTGCAAGTACCACCTGAGACGTGTTGTAGGTAATGCCAGGTTAACATACGAGGAGTTTAGTACGGTATTGACTCAGGTCGAGGCCGTCCTGAACTCCCGTCCTATATCACCCATTTCCACAGACCCTGATGACTACTTACCACTAACACCTGCCCATTTCCTACTCGGCCGGCCGTTGTCTGCGCCTGCCAGCGAGGACGTCGTGGCCACTTCAACGCCTGCCTGCCGGTACCGACGTTTGGAACAACTAAGACAACACTTCTGGGAAAGGTGGTCCAAGGAGTATATATCGGAGCTACAGCGCAGAACGAAGTGGGCGAATAAGTCCCACAATATGGACATCAAAATGGGCAGTCTTGTTGTCATCAAGGAAAATAACCTGCCACCATTTAAGTGGAAAATGGGTAGGGTTATTAATCTGTTCCCAGGGAAGGATGGAGTTTCGAGAGTCGCAGACATCCGAACCGCGACCGGCACAATCAGGCGTGCCTCATCGACAATCTGCCCATTACCTGTCTCCACAATGGAAGCCAGCGTGACTCCTCTTCAGTTGGAAGACGGATCTTCCAAGGCGGCCGGTATGTTGGCTAccaacaacgccatctattga